The window TCTCCGGCGCGACCCGCCAAGCGCCGTCGCTCGCCAACGGCTTGCTTTACCTGCGCGATGACAAAGAGATTGTCTGCTTGAAGGTAAAGAACTGATTTCTCAAGGCAGTTCGCTCGGCACGAATTTCTTCGCCTGAATTACAATGCTTGACACGCAACCTTTTGGTTGCATAATTGTGCCGATGACGGTCGATATCGATAAGGTGTTCAAAGCGCTAGCCGATTCCACTCGCCGAGAGCTGCTCGACCGTCTGCACGCAGACAACGGGCAGACCTTGGGAACCTTGTGCGAAAAGATGAGCATGACGAGGCAAGCCGTCACCAAGCATCTCGCCATTTTGGAAGACGCCAATCTGGTGGCCACCGTCTGGCAGGGCCGAGAAAAGCTGCACTACCTCAACCCAGTGCCGCTGCATGAAATCTCGGTGCGCTGGATCGCCAAATTCGAACGGAATCGGCTCGACGCGCTGCATCAACTCAAACAACAGCTGGAGCGAAAGCCAGATGAGTAAGCCGAAGTTCGTCTACGTCACCTACATCGCCACCACGCCCGAGAAACTCTGGCCCGCTCTGACGAGCGCCGAGTTCACCGAAAAATACTGGTTCGGCAGCCGCATTCAATCGGATTGGAAAGTCGGCTCGCCCCTCACCATCTTCACCGGCGTCGCCGAAAAGGACTGGCAAGGCAAAGTCCTGCAGTTCGATCCGCCACGCGTCCTCTCCTACGACTTTCGTGTGGCCGGCGGTGCTGCTCACGTCTCGCGAGTCACTTTCACTCTCGAACCCAACGGCGGCGTGGTGAAGCTAACGCTCGTCCACGACGAACTCGATCCGAACGACGAAAAGTTCCTCTCCGGCATCAGCGGCGGCTGGCCCGCGGTGCTGTCGAACCTGAAGAGCCTGCTCGAAGGCGGCAGCGT is drawn from Anatilimnocola floriformis and contains these coding sequences:
- a CDS encoding ArsR/SmtB family transcription factor, which translates into the protein MTVDIDKVFKALADSTRRELLDRLHADNGQTLGTLCEKMSMTRQAVTKHLAILEDANLVATVWQGREKLHYLNPVPLHEISVRWIAKFERNRLDALHQLKQQLERKPDE
- a CDS encoding SRPBCC family protein → MSKPKFVYVTYIATTPEKLWPALTSAEFTEKYWFGSRIQSDWKVGSPLTIFTGVAEKDWQGKVLQFDPPRVLSYDFRVAGGAAHVSRVTFTLEPNGGVVKLTLVHDELDPNDEKFLSGISGGWPAVLSNLKSLLEGGSVLVPRPC